Proteins from one Staphylococcus sp. IVB6214 genomic window:
- a CDS encoding SulP family inorganic anion transporter, with product MVEKLKSEWLNQPRKNILAGIVVALALIPEAIAFSIIAGVDPMVGLYAAFIIATVTAIVGGRPAMISGATGAVALLVTPLVKEHGVEYLFAATILMGLIQLILGILKVGRLMKFIPRSVMIGFVNALGIMIFMSQIEHIFNISIATYIYVIITLLIVYIIPRFFKAIPAPLIAIIVLTALYMYTGSDVKTVSDLGNIKQTLPHLLMPNVPFNLVTLQIIFPYSLSMAIVGLVESLLTAKIVDDATDTHSSKNKESRGQGIANIITGFFGGMGGCAMIGQSVINVKSGANSRLSTFTAGIVLIFMIIVLGGVVVQIPMPILAGIMVMVSIGTVDWNSFKYIKKAPKTDAFVMVLTVIIVLMTHNLAIGVVVGVIFSAIFFATKISKIEVIYKESDKQHRFSFKGQIFFVSIDSMMEQIDLNIEDSVIVLNFDRAHLWDDSAVDAIDTIVRKFEEKNNIVYVEKLNTDSRKIVSELSQLNENHLN from the coding sequence ATGGTTGAAAAATTAAAATCTGAATGGCTTAATCAGCCCAGAAAGAATATACTTGCTGGTATCGTTGTAGCACTAGCATTAATACCAGAAGCAATTGCGTTTTCAATTATTGCTGGTGTAGATCCGATGGTGGGATTGTATGCAGCATTTATCATCGCTACTGTTACTGCTATAGTGGGAGGTAGACCTGCAATGATTTCTGGCGCCACCGGTGCTGTTGCGCTTTTAGTTACACCTTTAGTTAAAGAACATGGTGTTGAATATCTTTTTGCTGCTACGATATTGATGGGATTAATACAATTAATTTTAGGCATACTTAAAGTAGGTCGTTTAATGAAATTTATTCCCCGTTCCGTTATGATTGGATTTGTTAATGCATTGGGTATTATGATTTTTATGTCTCAAATAGAGCATATTTTTAATATATCTATAGCAACCTATATATACGTTATTATAACTTTACTTATTGTATATATAATTCCTAGATTCTTTAAAGCTATCCCTGCACCATTAATAGCTATAATTGTTTTAACGGCACTGTATATGTACACAGGATCTGATGTAAAAACCGTAAGTGACTTAGGCAATATTAAGCAAACTTTACCTCACCTATTAATGCCTAACGTTCCTTTTAATTTAGTAACACTTCAAATTATTTTCCCATATTCATTATCAATGGCTATTGTAGGTTTAGTAGAAAGTCTACTTACAGCTAAAATTGTCGATGATGCAACAGATACACACAGTAGTAAAAACAAAGAATCAAGAGGCCAAGGGATTGCCAATATTATTACTGGGTTTTTTGGCGGTATGGGAGGTTGTGCCATGATTGGACAATCTGTAATCAATGTTAAATCAGGTGCAAATAGTAGATTGTCTACATTTACAGCAGGTATCGTACTTATATTTATGATTATTGTTCTCGGTGGCGTAGTCGTTCAAATCCCGATGCCAATTCTTGCAGGGATAATGGTTATGGTTTCTATCGGGACTGTTGACTGGAATTCATTTAAGTATATAAAAAAGGCACCTAAAACAGATGCATTCGTTATGGTTTTAACGGTTATTATTGTATTAATGACACATAACTTAGCTATCGGTGTAGTTGTGGGTGTTATTTTCAGTGCTATATTCTTTGCGACTAAAATTTCTAAGATTGAAGTTATTTATAAAGAATCAGATAAGCAACATCGTTTTTCTTTTAAAGGTCAAATATTCTTTGTATCAATTGATTCTATGATGGAGCAAATTGACCTTAATATTGAAGATAGTGTCATAGTGTTAAATTTTGATCGTGCTCACCTATGGGATGATTCAGCAGTTGATGCCATTGATACGATTGTTAGGAAATTTGAAGAGAAAAACAATATTGTGTATGTTGAAAAATTAAACACAGATAGCCGAAAAATCGTTTCAGAACTAAGCCAATTAAATGAAAATCATTTAAATTAA
- a CDS encoding recombinase family protein: protein MKYGYIRPVTINDSVTEQTKKIGIYTKNILEEMHANNKKRNELNTLLNSKLVFGDILYITDLCIIADSTKHLVDILDLLSAKGVSLYVINLNKNLITDSNENFIKTLHNITDFQSDIVKFRTRMGLENYTREGKSLGRPKRDDKSLRDAIEMYMSKKYTLNEIKATTNISRATLYRHLDK from the coding sequence ATGAAATATGGCTATATTAGACCTGTGACAATAAATGATAGTGTTACTGAACAAACAAAGAAAATAGGAATATATACAAAAAATATTCTAGAAGAGATGCATGCTAATAATAAAAAAAGAAACGAACTAAATACATTATTAAATTCAAAATTAGTTTTTGGCGATATATTGTATATTACAGACTTATGTATTATTGCAGATTCTACAAAACACTTAGTAGATATACTAGATTTACTTTCTGCCAAAGGAGTTTCATTATATGTAATTAATTTAAATAAAAATCTTATTACAGATAGTAATGAAAATTTTATAAAAACATTACATAATATTACTGATTTTCAAAGTGATATTGTAAAATTTAGAACACGTATGGGGTTAGAGAATTATACAAGAGAAGGTAAAAGTCTTGGTAGACCTAAGCGTGATGATAAAAGTTTAAGAGATGCTATAGAAATGTATATGAGTAAGAAATATACATTAAATGAGATAAAAGCAACAACAAATATAAGTAGAGCCACATTATACAGACATTTAGATAAATAA